A single window of Nicotiana sylvestris chromosome 5, ASM39365v2, whole genome shotgun sequence DNA harbors:
- the LOC104226379 gene encoding protein trichome berefringence-like 7: MSGTISTFGRSLSHKQRALTVSSPRLFDKSVSSPRFSRKSEVSRLFCVLIALGSAVSFFLAIGGGYLYVLPNLTKASHEEDVGLSFNGSDSFCDIFDGKWVVDNSYPLYNASECPFVEKGFNCLANGRTNDDYLKWRWKPRNCEIPRFDVHNLLEILRNKRIVFVGDSMSRTQWESLICLLMTGVQDKGSVYEVNGNKITKVIRFLGVRFSSFNFTVEFYRSVFLVQHNWSSKYGIKRVRSTLKLDKLDDISNEWINADVLIFNSGQWWVPGKLFGVGCYFQLNNTLKLGMSIPTAFRTALETWASWIDTKINPNRTRVFFRTFEPSHWSNLTLRLCNVTNQPLSETKGQESNTFSDAALEVARGMKVPVTVLRITPMSAFRKDSHVGIWSDNPSLSDCSHWCLPGVPDLWNEMVFSYLHRSYRHMPLHQQREFNSMD; the protein is encoded by the exons ATGTCTGGGACAATAAGTACTTTCGGTAGAAGTCTCTCTCATAAACAGAGGGCATTGACAGTTAGCAGCCCTAGATTGTTCGATAAGTCCGTTAGCAGCCCTAGATTTAGTAGGAAAAGCGAGGTTTCAAGACTTTTTTGTGTACTTATAGCATTAGGATCTGCTGTTTCCTTTTTCCTGGCAATTGGAGGAGGGTATTTATATGTTTTGCCCAATCTTACAAAAGCATCTCATGAGGAGGATGTCGGCCTTAGTTTTAATGGTTCGGATAGTTTTTGTGACATATTTGATGGAAAATGGGTAGTCGATAACAGCTATCCCTTGTACAATGCCTCAGAATGCCCCTTTGTGGAGAAAGGATTCAACTGTTTGGCTAATGGTAGAACCAATGATGATTATCTTAAGTGGAGGTGGAAGCCGAGGAATTGTGAAATCCCGAGGTTTGATGTGCATAATCTGTTGGAAATTCTCCGAAATAAGAGAATTGTTTTTGTTGGAGACTCAATGAGTAGGACTCAGTGGGAGTCCTTGATATGCTTGCTAATGACCGGGGTGCAAGATAAGGGAAGTGTATATGAAGTAAATGGGAATAAGATCACAAAAGTAATTCGCTTTTTGGGAGTGAGGTTTAGTTCCTTCAATTTCACTGTTGAATTTTATCGATCAGTATTCCTTGTCCAGCACAACTGGTCTTCCAAATATGGAATAAAGAGAGTTAGATCAACCCTTAAGTTGGacaagcttgatgatatcagcAACGAATGGATTAATGCAGATGTCCTCATATTCAATTCTGGACAGTGGTGGGTACCCGGGAAGCTTTTTGGAGT GGGATGCTATTTCCAACTAAATAATACACTCAAGCTTGGAATGTCAATTCCCACAGCATTCAGAACTGCCCTTGAGACTTGGGCATCCTGGATAGATACCAAAATTAACCCTAACAGGACACGTGTTTTTTTCAGAACGTTTGAACCATCTCACTGGAG CAATCTAACTCTGCGGTTGTGCAATGTGACAAATCAACCTCTTTCAGAGACTAAGGGTCAGGAGAGTAACACATTTTCAGACGCAGCACTAGAGGTGGCGCGCGGAATGAAAGTTCCAGTTACTGTGCTACGCATAACTCCCATGTCCGCGTTCAGGAAAGATTCACATGTCGGTATTTGGAGTGATAATCCATCTCTCTCTGATTGCAGCCACTGGTGTCTACCTGGAGTTCCTGATCTTTGGAACGAAATGGTCTTTTCATACCTTCATCGTAGCTATCGCCATATGCCTTTGCATCAACAAAGAGA GTTCAACAGCATGGACTGA